The region CGGATAACCACGGTGTCATCACGGAGGCTGAGGATGGTTCCGTGAATTCCCCCGGTGGTGATGACCTTATCGCCCACTTTGAGATTAGCGATCAGCTCCTGCAATTGCTTGCGCCGCTTTCGCTCCGGCAGGATGATGAGAAGATAGAAGATCAGGAGGATGGCAAGCAGTGGAACCAATTGCAGGAAAGCAGCTCCCGCCTGCAAAAGAACTCCCGTAATCATCATCTCTCGTAACAATGGCTCCTGTTGCACTAAAAACCTTCCAATCCCCCTCCCGTCGGTCAACTTCCAGAGTGCGAACCGTAGCGTCTCAGGTAGTCTGTCGAAAACTCTGCGAAGTTGCCAAGTGCGATAGCTTGCCTAATTTTCTTCATCGTGTCAAGGTAGAAGAAGAGATTGTGATAGGTGCAGAGGATGGAGGCCAGGATCTCACGCGAGTTGTAGAGGTGGCGCACATAGGCGCGGCTGTAGCGACGACAGACAGCGCACTCGCAAGCGGGATCGAGCGGTGAGGGATCACGAGCGTAGGAGGCATTTTTGATCGAAATCGGACCGTTGGCCGTGAAGACCTGACCATTACGGGCATTGCGCGTGGGCAGAACGCAATCAAACATGTCCACGCCGCGCCGCACGCACTCGATCAGATCAACAGGCGTCCCGACCCCCATCAAATACCGCGGCTTCTCTCGCGGCATGAGGGGAGCGATGAACTCGACCGTATCGAGCATGGCGGCGGTCTCCTCCCCTACACTTAATCCCCCAATGGCATAACCGTCGAATTCGATCTCCAGCAGATCGTGGAGGCTGCGCTCCCGGAGATCAGGATAGAGGCTCCCTTGAATAATCCCGAAGAGCTGTTGCTCCGAGACGAGGCCCTCGTCCCGAAGACGGAGGAAATGATCTTTGCTGCGCCGCGCCCACTGCGTTGTCAACGAAACCGCGCGTTCGGCCCGCGTCCGCTCGGCCGGATTTTCAATGCACTCATCGAGCACCATAGCGATGTCGGATCCAAGCGCCGCCTGAATCTCGATCACCCTTTCCGGCGTCAAATGATGACGTGACCCATCCAGATGGGATTGAAAGGTGACGCCGTCATCGGTCACCTTCCGCAGCGCGTTGAGGCTGAGGATTTGAAACCCACCGCTATCGGTCAGGATCGCACGCGGCCAGGAGATGAAGCGATGAAGCCCTCCCAGCTCACGGATCGTTTGCTCGCCCGGTCGCAAGAAAAGATGATAGGTGTTGGCTAGAATGATCTCAGCACCGAGCGCTTCGAGCATCTCCTGCGTCAGCGCTTTGACAGTCGCGCGCGTGCCCACCGGCATGAAGACCGGTGTGTGAACCGGCCCGTGGGCCGTCATAAGGATGCCGACGCGCGCATGGCTGGCCGCATCTTCGGCGACGATTCTAAAATTCCCGCTCACGGTGAGACGCCTTTCCCGGGGAGAGACCGAGCCGACGACAGACCTGGCGACGGAGCCGCTCAACCTGACGGCGCAACTCCGCCTCCGGCACGGTGAGCACGCGCCGCTCGGCCATAACAATCTTCCCTCCAACGATCACCATCCCCACATCGGAAGGTTTGCAGGCGTAGACAAGCTGTGAGATAACGTTGTACAGGGGAATTTGATGAGGGGCCGTCATATTCACCAGGATGAGATCCGCCATCTTCCCCACCTCGAGGCTGCCGATCTCCGCCTCCAGGCCGAGAGCACGCGCTCCCAGCCGCGTCGCCATCCTCAATGCCTCGGATGCGGTCAGCGCCTGGGGATCACCCTGATGAACTTTTTGCAACAGTGCGGCCACCTTCATTTCGGTGAACAAATCAAGAGCATTGTTGCTGGCCGCTCCGTCGGTCCCCAATCCGACGGCCACACCGGCTCGCACCATTCGCGTGACGGGAGCCACACCGGAGCCTAGCTTCATGTTACTCTGCGGATTATGAGCCACACCCACACGCCGCCGCTGCAAAAGAGCAAGCTCATCATCCGTCACATGAACCACATGAGCAGCTACCAGGCGCTCACCAAGAACCCCCAGCCGATCGAGATACGCGATCGGTCGAGCGCCATGCCGCCTTTCGGTTTCAACGACCTCTTGCTCGGTCTCCGCCAGATGAAGAAGCAGCGGCACACCATACTTATCCGCCAATTGCCGTGTCGCTTGCAGCGTCTTGGGGGAGGACGTGTAGATGGCGTGAGGAGCCACTGCCGGAGTCACGCGCCGATGGCCTCGCCACGCCCGGATCAACCGTTCGGCCCGGCGCAGACCCTGCTCCGAAGTCGGGCTATCAGGGCTGGGGAGATCAAGAATCGTCTGGCCGACAACAGCCCGCATCCCCGCCCGATCAACAGCCCGCGCGACCTCCTCCTCAAAATAGTACATATCGGCGAACGTCGTGATGCCGCCCTGAAGCATTTCCAGACAGGCGAGCAACGTCCCCCAGTAGACAAAAGATCGCGTGACGACCTGTTTTTCCGCCGGAAAGATATAGTCCGCAAGCCAGCGTTGGAGATCGAGATCATCGGCCAATCCACGAAAGAGCGTCATCGGCGCGTGCGTATGCGCGTTGATGAGCCCCGGAAGCACGACTTTTCCCCGAGCCGAGATCACACGACGCGCCGTGATGTCTCGGGCAACCGTTCGGGCTTCACCGACAGCAAGAATGCGCTCCCCGCTAATGGCGACGGCCCCTTCATCGAAGATGCGATCCTCCGAATCCATCGTCACGACCATGCCGCCAGTGATGAGGAGATCGGCTGGGCGCGCCCCGGTTGTCGTCCTCGCACACCGCCTCATCGCCGGGGAGTATAGCGGAAGCGCCCTCGGACTGTCACCGGGTGTTGACATGCCCATCGGGCTTGACATAAGATTGTGATTCACAATGAGCGGGCGTGACGCAACGGTAGCGTATCAGCTTCCCAAGCTGAGTGTTGCGGGTTCGAATCCCGTCGCCCGCTCCATATTTTTTGATCGTCCCAATATCCCCCGGTGGGTTTGACATTCTACGCTTCGCAACGTAGCACCGATGCGATGGACACCATATTCGAGAAGTCGCCCATGATCGTCTCGCGAAAGATCGGAGAGGAATACCTGCTTGTCCCCCTCCGCCGCGAGGCAGCCGATCCGGAGAAAATCTACACGCTCAACGAGGTCGCAGCCTTCATCTGGGAGCAGATTGACGGAACCCGATCCGTCCAGCAGCTTGTGGCGGCTGTACTCGACCATTTTGACGTGACCGCGGATGAAGCCCGGAGGGATGTCATTGAGTATCTGGAACTGTTGTCGCGCATCGGAGCGATCGTGTCCCGCCAAAGGGACACCATTTAATCTCGAGGTTCACGATGGGAAATTCGAGCATCCCTCAACTGAGCTATCGGGCCTTCGGCGAGCGCCTTATGGCGATGGCGTCGGCCCGCCGCATCCCCCTGTTTGGAGAGATCGAACTGACCTATCGCTGCAATCAAAACTGTGCCCACTGCTACGTCAACCTTCCCCCAGGAGATCGAGAGGCAAAAGGCCGGGAGATGACCGCTGAGGAAATCTGTCGGATTATTGATGAGATCACCGACGCCGGATGTCTCTTTTTGTTGCTGACCGGGGGCGAGCCGATGCTTCGCCCCGACTTTCTCGACATCTATGCTTACGCGAAGAAAAAGGGGTTGCTCATCACAATCTTTTGCACTGGGACGCTCGTCACGCCCCAGATCGCCGATTACTTGGCCCAGTGGCCCCCTTACAACATTGAGATCACCATCTATGGAGCGACTGAACAAACGTATGAGCGCGTGACCGGACTCCCTGGGTCTTATCGGAAATGCTTTGCAGGAATTCGGCTGCTGCTGTCTCGGGGATTGCCGGTCAAACTGAAGACGGTGGTCATCTCCCTGAACAAACACGAATTTCAGCAAATGGAACAAATCGCTCGCGATCTCGGCGTGGAGTTCAAATGGGACGGACATATCAATGCCCGCATTGATGGTGGACGCAAACCACTCGATGTCCGGCTTGATCCTGAAGAGGTAGTGGCCCTTGATCTGGCAACCGAAAAGAGAATCACCGAGTGGCGCGAGTTTTGTGACCGCTTGCCGCGTTCCTATCGAACCGATCGGCTCTACTCGTGCAGTGCTGCCCTCACCGCCTTTCATATTGATCCCTATGGGCGGATGACCCCCTGTACCATGGCGCGACTTCACGGCTACGATCTCCGGCAGGGCAGCTTCCGTGATGCCTGGGAA is a window of Blastocatellia bacterium DNA encoding:
- a CDS encoding PqqD family protein; amino-acid sequence: MDTIFEKSPMIVSRKIGEEYLLVPLRREAADPEKIYTLNEVAAFIWEQIDGTRSVQQLVAAVLDHFDVTADEARRDVIEYLELLSRIGAIVSRQRDTI
- a CDS encoding amidohydrolase yields the protein MRRCARTTTGARPADLLITGGMVVTMDSEDRIFDEGAVAISGERILAVGEARTVARDITARRVISARGKVVLPGLINAHTHAPMTLFRGLADDLDLQRWLADYIFPAEKQVVTRSFVYWGTLLACLEMLQGGITTFADMYYFEEEVARAVDRAGMRAVVGQTILDLPSPDSPTSEQGLRRAERLIRAWRGHRRVTPAVAPHAIYTSSPKTLQATRQLADKYGVPLLLHLAETEQEVVETERRHGARPIAYLDRLGVLGERLVAAHVVHVTDDELALLQRRRVGVAHNPQSNMKLGSGVAPVTRMVRAGVAVGLGTDGAASNNALDLFTEMKVAALLQKVHQGDPQALTASEALRMATRLGARALGLEAEIGSLEVGKMADLILVNMTAPHQIPLYNVISQLVYACKPSDVGMVIVGGKIVMAERRVLTVPEAELRRQVERLRRQVCRRLGLSPGKASHREREF
- a CDS encoding radical SAM protein, with product MGNSSIPQLSYRAFGERLMAMASARRIPLFGEIELTYRCNQNCAHCYVNLPPGDREAKGREMTAEEICRIIDEITDAGCLFLLLTGGEPMLRPDFLDIYAYAKKKGLLITIFCTGTLVTPQIADYLAQWPPYNIEITIYGATEQTYERVTGLPGSYRKCFAGIRLLLSRGLPVKLKTVVISLNKHEFQQMEQIARDLGVEFKWDGHINARIDGGRKPLDVRLDPEEVVALDLATEKRITEWREFCDRLPRSYRTDRLYSCSAALTAFHIDPYGRMTPCTMARLHGYDLRQGSFRDAWEGLFADLRKRRRPPTDRCADCDLMTICFQCTGWSQLEHGVEWAPVDFLCEVTHARAEALGLPHARGICCDVIENIKTRKRRRLHGCAVGVHAAPARATGEISNEEKTLSQTGNPGSPISPSGIRHDGL
- the tgt gene encoding tRNA guanosine(34) transglycosylase Tgt, translated to MSGNFRIVAEDAASHARVGILMTAHGPVHTPVFMPVGTRATVKALTQEMLEALGAEIILANTYHLFLRPGEQTIRELGGLHRFISWPRAILTDSGGFQILSLNALRKVTDDGVTFQSHLDGSRHHLTPERVIEIQAALGSDIAMVLDECIENPAERTRAERAVSLTTQWARRSKDHFLRLRDEGLVSEQQLFGIIQGSLYPDLRERSLHDLLEIEFDGYAIGGLSVGEETAAMLDTVEFIAPLMPREKPRYLMGVGTPVDLIECVRRGVDMFDCVLPTRNARNGQVFTANGPISIKNASYARDPSPLDPACECAVCRRYSRAYVRHLYNSREILASILCTYHNLFFYLDTMKKIRQAIALGNFAEFSTDYLRRYGSHSGS
- the yajC gene encoding preprotein translocase subunit YajC, producing MMITGVLLQAGAAFLQLVPLLAILLIFYLLIILPERKRRKQLQELIANLKVGDKVITTGGIHGTILSLRDDTVVIRSDQSRLELARNAVIGLQQPRAEESQKTAGK